The proteins below are encoded in one region of Bacteroides uniformis:
- a CDS encoding heavy metal translocating P-type ATPase, whose translation MSCKCCCTHGHTAIQEKRNSLLKDYWRIILSALLLFGGLILNATDTTFFKGEYVPFIWYLLAYLPVGLPVMREAWESILQKDVFSEFTLMSIATLGAFYIGEYPEGVAVMLFYSLGELFQDKAVDKAKRNISALLDVRPETATVIRNGSTLVEAPQRVQVGETIEVKAGERVPLDGTMLDEVAAFNTSALTGESVPRNIRQGGEVLAGMIATDKVVRIQVTKPFEKSALSRILELVQNASERKAPAELFIRKFARIYTPTVTGLAALIVLLPFLYSLADAQFSFIFNDWLYRALVFLVISCPCALVVSIPLGYFGGIGAASRLGVLFKGSNYLDAITQVDTVVFDKTGTLTKGTFDVQSCQAQPGVTEEKLIQLAASAERNSTHPIAKAIVSYAKQRDIELIATTDVTEIAGHGLQATMDGTRVLVGNTRLLTKFGIEYPDELSSIVDTIVACAIGTKYAGYLLLSDTLKEDAVNAVKELKALNINNIQILSGDKQAIVTNFAEKLGITQAYGDLLPDGKVKHIEALRSNPANRIAFVGDGINDAPVLALSHVGIAMGGLGSDAAIETADVVIQTDQPSRVATAIHAGRQTRRIVWQNISLAFGVKLLVLILGAGGIATLWEAVFADVGVALIAIVNAIRIQKLIK comes from the coding sequence ATGAGTTGCAAATGCTGCTGCACACACGGACATACAGCGATACAAGAAAAAAGAAACAGTCTGCTGAAAGATTATTGGAGAATCATCCTCTCCGCCCTATTGCTCTTCGGAGGGCTCATCCTGAATGCTACTGACACCACCTTCTTCAAGGGAGAGTATGTACCTTTTATATGGTACTTGCTTGCCTATCTCCCCGTAGGCCTCCCGGTGATGAGGGAAGCCTGGGAAAGCATCCTGCAAAAGGACGTGTTCAGCGAATTCACCCTTATGTCCATCGCCACCCTCGGCGCCTTCTATATAGGCGAATATCCCGAAGGCGTTGCCGTCATGCTCTTCTACTCCTTGGGAGAGCTCTTTCAGGACAAAGCCGTAGACAAAGCCAAGCGTAACATCAGCGCCCTGCTCGACGTACGTCCCGAAACGGCAACGGTCATCAGAAACGGCAGTACACTTGTCGAAGCTCCCCAACGTGTGCAGGTAGGCGAAACCATCGAAGTAAAAGCCGGAGAGCGCGTCCCCCTGGACGGAACGATGCTGGACGAAGTTGCCGCCTTCAACACCTCCGCACTGACGGGAGAAAGTGTTCCCCGCAACATCCGCCAGGGCGGGGAAGTGCTTGCCGGAATGATTGCGACCGACAAAGTCGTACGCATCCAAGTCACCAAACCCTTCGAGAAAAGTGCTCTTTCCCGTATATTGGAACTGGTGCAGAATGCCTCCGAGCGCAAAGCGCCGGCAGAACTTTTCATCCGTAAGTTTGCCCGTATCTATACGCCCACCGTCACCGGACTGGCGGCATTGATTGTACTGCTCCCCTTCCTCTATTCGCTGGCAGATGCACAATTCTCGTTCATCTTCAATGACTGGCTATACAGGGCATTGGTCTTTCTGGTTATCTCCTGCCCGTGCGCCCTCGTCGTAAGCATTCCGTTAGGCTACTTCGGAGGCATCGGCGCCGCCTCCCGCCTGGGTGTCCTCTTCAAAGGTAGCAACTACCTCGATGCCATCACCCAAGTCGACACGGTGGTATTCGACAAGACGGGTACGCTGACCAAAGGCACCTTCGATGTACAATCCTGCCAGGCACAACCGGGAGTTACGGAAGAGAAGTTGATACAGCTTGCCGCCTCGGCAGAGCGAAACAGTACGCACCCCATAGCCAAAGCCATCGTAAGCTATGCCAAACAAAGAGATATAGAGCTGATTGCCACAACGGACGTTACGGAGATTGCCGGCCACGGACTGCAAGCCACTATGGATGGAACGCGTGTCCTGGTGGGCAACACCCGCCTGCTGACTAAGTTCGGGATAGAATATCCCGATGAATTGTCATCAATTGTCGATACGATTGTGGCCTGCGCCATCGGAACAAAATATGCCGGTTATCTGTTGCTATCAGACACATTAAAGGAAGATGCCGTCAACGCCGTCAAAGAATTAAAAGCTTTAAATATCAATAATATTCAGATATTATCGGGAGACAAACAAGCCATTGTTACTAACTTTGCAGAAAAGCTAGGCATCACCCAGGCATACGGAGACCTGCTGCCGGACGGAAAGGTGAAGCACATCGAGGCACTCCGCAGCAACCCTGCCAACCGAATAGCCTTTGTGGGCGACGGCATCAATGATGCCCCGGTTCTTGCCCTTAGCCATGTGGGCATCGCCATGGGCGGACTTGGCAGCGATGCCGCCATCGAAACCGCCGATGTAGTGATACAGACAGACCAGCCTTCGAGAGTGGCCACCGCCATTCATGCGGGCAGGCAAACCCGCCGGATTGTCTGGCAGAACATCTCGCTGGCTTTCGGAGTGAAGCTGCTTGTCCTCATCCTCGGTGCCGGTGGAATCGCCACACTTTGGGAAGCTGTCTTTGCCGACGTAGGCGTCGCCCTCATTGCGATAGTGAACGCCATACGCATACAGAAACTTATTAAATAG
- a CDS encoding Fur family transcriptional regulator → MEEKKYLDLLAKRDIQPTAIRILVLRTMMQAGRSVSLLDLETMLDTVDKSTIFRTLTLFLSHHLIHSIDDGTGSFKYAVCSDSCSCDVSDLHTHFHCEKCNKTFCFTNIPTPVVKLPQGFTLNSINYVLKGICPDCAAEVNREA, encoded by the coding sequence ATGGAAGAAAAGAAATATTTGGACCTATTGGCCAAAAGGGACATACAGCCCACTGCCATCCGCATCCTGGTATTGCGCACCATGATGCAGGCAGGCCGTTCCGTCTCATTGCTCGACCTTGAAACCATGCTGGATACGGTGGACAAATCCACCATCTTCCGTACCCTTACCCTATTCCTCTCCCATCATCTGATACACAGTATAGATGACGGGACGGGTTCCTTCAAGTATGCCGTGTGCAGCGACAGTTGCTCTTGCGACGTAAGCGACCTGCACACCCATTTCCATTGCGAGAAATGCAACAAAACCTTCTGCTTCACCAACATTCCCACTCCGGTGGTGAAGCTGCCTCAAGGATTTACACTGAACAGCATCAACTATGTACTGAAAGGCATTTGTCCGGACTGTGCAGCAGAAGTCAACCGGGAGGCTTAG